A DNA window from Nocardioides palaemonis contains the following coding sequences:
- a CDS encoding winged helix-turn-helix domain-containing protein yields the protein MTETLTQLQARRIALAAQGFTDRAHAVPSMRTLERTVARTGVLQVDSVNVLQRAHFMPLYSRMGPYDTDLLRRAQDPGGRRPRRVVEYWAHVQALMPVELWPLMRHRMEHYRSERGKWGFTADATLEPRVLDAVRERGPVTARDLEAEFATGPRTKEHWGWNWSEARKVLDYLFLVGDVAIAGRTSQFEVRYDLAERVLPRAVLDAPTPTPQEAVTELVRRAARSHGVASAACLADYYRLRLQPAPGRASTKVAVDELVESGELLPVRVQGWQRQAYLHRDARLPRRVGARTLLSPFDPVVWERARAEALFDFFYRIEIYVPADKRVHGYYVLPFLLGDRLVARVDLKADRGSGTLLVPGAFAEPGAPEETADELAAELRRLAGWLGLDDVVAGQKGDLSHALGAALAR from the coding sequence GTGACGGAGACCCTCACCCAGCTCCAGGCGCGCCGCATCGCGCTCGCCGCGCAGGGCTTCACCGACCGTGCGCACGCCGTGCCCTCGATGAGGACGCTCGAGCGCACGGTCGCCCGCACCGGCGTGCTGCAGGTCGACTCGGTCAACGTCCTCCAGCGCGCCCACTTCATGCCCCTCTACTCCCGGATGGGCCCCTACGACACCGACCTGCTCCGTCGCGCCCAGGACCCCGGGGGGCGTCGGCCGCGTCGGGTCGTGGAGTACTGGGCCCACGTGCAGGCCCTGATGCCGGTCGAGCTGTGGCCGCTCATGCGTCACCGGATGGAGCACTACCGCTCCGAGCGGGGCAAGTGGGGCTTCACCGCCGACGCGACCCTCGAGCCCCGGGTGCTCGACGCGGTCCGCGAGCGCGGCCCGGTCACCGCCCGCGACCTCGAGGCCGAGTTCGCCACCGGTCCGCGCACCAAGGAGCACTGGGGCTGGAACTGGTCGGAGGCACGCAAGGTCCTCGACTACCTCTTCCTCGTCGGTGACGTGGCGATCGCCGGTCGCACCAGCCAGTTCGAGGTGCGCTACGACCTCGCCGAGCGGGTGCTGCCGCGCGCGGTGCTCGACGCGCCCACCCCCACGCCCCAGGAGGCGGTCACCGAGCTGGTCCGGCGTGCCGCCCGCTCCCACGGCGTCGCCAGCGCCGCCTGCCTCGCCGACTACTACCGCCTCCGGCTGCAGCCGGCGCCCGGGCGGGCCAGCACCAAGGTCGCCGTCGACGAGCTGGTCGAGTCCGGCGAGCTGCTGCCGGTGCGGGTGCAGGGCTGGCAGCGCCAGGCCTACCTCCACCGCGACGCCCGGCTCCCGCGCCGGGTGGGCGCCCGCACGCTGCTCAGCCCGTTCGACCCGGTCGTCTGGGAGCGCGCCCGGGCCGAGGCGCTGTTCGACTTCTTCTACCGCATCGAGATCTACGTCCCGGCCGACAAGCGGGTCCACGGCTACTACGTCCTGCCGTTCCTGCTCGGCGACCGGCTGGTCGCGCGGGTCGACCTCAAGGCCGACCGCGGGAGCGGCACGCTCCTCGTCCCGGGGGCGTTCGCCGAGCCCGGAGCACCCGAGGAGACCGCCGACGAGCTGGCCGCCGAGCTGCGCCGGCTCGCCGGCTGGCTGGGCCTCGACGACGTCGTGGCGGGGCAGAAGGGTGACCTGTCACACGCATTGGGAGCAGCGTTGGCGAGGTAG
- the secA gene encoding preprotein translocase subunit SecA, which yields MPAIIDKLLRIGEGKILRELEAISKAVNAIEDDFVAMSDDELRGMTAEFRQRLEDGETLDAIMPEAFATVREASKRVLGMRPFDVQVMGAAALHLGNIAEMKTGEGKTLVAVLPSYLNALAGKGVHVVTVNDYLAKFQSEQMGRVHHFLGLTTGVILPSMRPAERREAYACDITYGTNNELGFDYLRDNMADSVEECVQRGHNFAIVDEVDSILIDEARTPLIISGPTQDEVKWYAEFAKLTRTLVKDTDYEVDEKKRTISVLEPGITKVEDHLGIDNLYDSVNTPLISFLNNSIKAKELFRNDKEYVVMDGEVLIVDEHTGRILAGRRYNDGLHQAIEAKEGVTVREEYQTLATITLQNYFRLYEKLSGMTGTAMTEASEFDKIYKLGVVPIPTNRPMQRIDNVDLVYRTEEAKYEAVADDIAERHDLGQPILIGTVSVEKSEYLSNLLKKRGIPHTVLNAKQHADEAKVVALAGHKGAVTVATNMAGRGTDIMLGGSVDFLADQELRKQGLDPVEAPEDYDAAWPAMVERIKAQVAAEHDEVRELGGLYVVGTERHESRRIDNQLRGRSGRQGDPGESRFYLSLQDEMMRLFKSEWVDRILTVLKVPDDVPIDAKRVSNAIAGAQANIESQNFESRKNVLKYDDVMSRQREVIYAERRRVLEGADLGEQIRGFIDDVVAGYVRGTTEGYAEDWDLEGLFTALNQLYPVGLTQDGIVKEAGGLANISREKLVEDLQKDAQEAYDRREAEMGEEVQRELERRVVLSVLDRKWREHLYEMDYLREGIYLRAYSQRDPLVEYQREGFDMFAAMMDGIKEESVGFLFNLQVEVDEEEQAPAPQISVATPQIDFAQAAAHAPGADGEPQQAQGPTIRAKGLDKPKRPQNLSYSAPSEDGEAEVVTAAPAEDDEFAGVGRNSLCPCGSGQKFKRCHGAPGGATGRATMGG from the coding sequence GTGCCTGCCATCATCGACAAGTTGCTCCGCATCGGCGAGGGGAAGATCCTCCGCGAGCTCGAGGCCATCTCCAAGGCCGTCAACGCCATCGAGGACGACTTCGTCGCGATGAGCGACGACGAGCTGCGTGGCATGACCGCGGAGTTCCGCCAGCGGCTCGAGGACGGCGAGACCCTCGACGCGATCATGCCCGAGGCGTTCGCCACCGTCCGCGAGGCGAGCAAGCGCGTGCTCGGCATGCGTCCGTTCGACGTGCAGGTCATGGGCGCCGCCGCGCTCCACCTCGGCAACATCGCCGAGATGAAGACCGGTGAGGGCAAGACCCTCGTCGCAGTGCTCCCGTCCTACCTCAACGCGCTCGCCGGCAAGGGCGTGCACGTGGTGACGGTCAACGACTACCTCGCGAAGTTCCAGTCCGAGCAGATGGGCCGCGTGCACCACTTCCTCGGCCTCACCACCGGCGTGATCCTCCCGTCGATGCGACCTGCCGAGCGCCGCGAGGCCTACGCCTGCGACATCACCTACGGCACCAACAACGAGCTCGGCTTCGACTACCTCCGCGACAACATGGCCGACTCGGTCGAAGAGTGCGTCCAGCGCGGCCACAACTTCGCGATCGTCGACGAGGTCGACTCGATCCTCATCGACGAGGCCCGGACCCCGCTCATCATCAGCGGCCCGACCCAGGACGAGGTCAAGTGGTACGCCGAGTTCGCGAAGCTCACGCGGACCCTGGTCAAGGACACCGACTACGAGGTCGACGAGAAGAAGCGCACGATCTCGGTGCTCGAGCCCGGCATCACCAAGGTCGAGGACCACCTCGGGATCGACAACCTCTACGACTCGGTCAACACCCCGCTCATCTCGTTCCTGAACAACTCCATCAAGGCCAAGGAGCTGTTCCGCAACGACAAGGAGTACGTCGTCATGGACGGCGAGGTGCTCATCGTCGACGAGCACACCGGCCGCATCCTGGCCGGTCGCCGCTACAACGACGGCCTGCACCAGGCCATCGAGGCCAAGGAGGGCGTGACCGTCCGCGAGGAGTACCAGACCCTCGCCACGATCACCCTGCAGAACTACTTCCGCCTCTACGAGAAGCTGTCCGGCATGACCGGCACGGCCATGACCGAGGCCTCCGAGTTCGACAAGATCTACAAGCTCGGCGTGGTCCCGATCCCGACCAATCGGCCGATGCAGCGCATCGACAACGTCGACCTGGTCTACCGCACCGAGGAGGCGAAGTACGAGGCCGTGGCCGACGACATCGCCGAGCGCCACGACCTCGGCCAGCCGATCCTGATCGGCACCGTGTCGGTCGAGAAGTCGGAGTACCTCTCCAACCTGCTCAAGAAGCGCGGCATCCCGCACACCGTCCTCAACGCCAAGCAGCACGCCGACGAGGCGAAGGTCGTGGCGCTGGCCGGTCACAAGGGCGCGGTCACCGTCGCCACCAACATGGCCGGTCGAGGCACCGACATCATGCTCGGCGGATCCGTGGACTTCCTGGCCGACCAGGAGCTGCGCAAGCAGGGCCTCGACCCGGTCGAGGCGCCCGAGGACTACGACGCCGCCTGGCCGGCCATGGTCGAGCGGATCAAGGCCCAGGTCGCGGCCGAGCACGACGAGGTCCGCGAGCTCGGCGGGCTCTACGTCGTCGGCACCGAGCGCCACGAGTCGCGCCGCATCGACAACCAGCTGCGCGGTCGCTCCGGCCGTCAGGGCGACCCGGGCGAGTCCCGGTTCTACCTGTCGCTGCAGGACGAGATGATGCGGCTGTTCAAGTCCGAGTGGGTCGACCGGATCCTGACCGTCCTCAAGGTCCCCGACGACGTGCCGATCGACGCCAAGCGCGTGAGCAACGCGATCGCCGGCGCCCAGGCCAACATCGAGTCGCAGAACTTCGAGTCGCGCAAGAACGTCCTGAAGTACGACGACGTGATGAGCCGCCAGCGCGAGGTCATCTACGCCGAGCGCCGCCGCGTGCTCGAGGGCGCCGACCTCGGTGAGCAGATCCGCGGCTTCATCGACGACGTGGTCGCCGGCTACGTCCGCGGCACCACCGAGGGCTACGCCGAGGACTGGGACCTCGAGGGCCTCTTCACCGCGCTCAACCAGCTCTACCCGGTCGGCCTCACCCAGGACGGGATCGTCAAGGAGGCCGGGGGACTGGCCAACATCAGCCGCGAGAAGCTCGTCGAGGACCTGCAGAAGGACGCGCAGGAGGCCTACGACCGCCGCGAGGCCGAGATGGGCGAGGAGGTGCAGCGCGAGCTCGAGCGTCGCGTCGTCCTGTCGGTCCTCGACCGCAAGTGGCGCGAGCACCTCTACGAGATGGACTACCTCCGCGAGGGCATCTACCTGCGTGCCTACTCCCAGCGCGACCCGCTCGTGGAGTACCAGCGCGAGGGCTTCGACATGTTCGCCGCCATGATGGACGGCATCAAGGAGGAGTCGGTCGGCTTCCTGTTCAACCTCCAGGTCGAGGTCGACGAGGAGGAGCAGGCCCCGGCCCCGCAGATCTCGGTGGCGACGCCGCAGATCGACTTCGCCCAGGCTGCCGCGCACGCCCCGGGCGCCGACGGCGAGCCGCAGCAGGCGCAGGGACCGACCATCCGGGCCAAGGGGCTCGACAAGCCGAAGCGCCCCCAGAACCTGTCCTACAGCGCGCCGTCGGAGGACGGCGAGGCCGAGGTGGTCACCGCGGCACCCGCCGAGGACGACGAGTTCGCCGGCGTGGGTCGCAACTCGCTGTGCCCGTGCGGCTCGGGCCAGAAGTTCAAGCGGTGCCACGGGGCGCCGGGCGGGGCCACCGGCCGCGCCACCATGGGCGGCTGA
- a CDS encoding phospholipase D-like domain-containing protein, protein MRKIIMLVATALVAVTLTGAPASAKGTPDKYVPKAGPAFNNPYGSKSAVRRLISQVNRTVDSVPRGGKIRISAWNVRSAAITNSLIRAHRRNVSVQVVMDRANWNPNNPNVDAARLKAALRVGNKDRAKEKKSFLRRCIGSCRGKHGIPHSKFFLFNKVKTKKGKKVKTVRWVTMYGSYNATELGATIQWNDLFTMKNDEARYDQFLSVFDEMVKDKPIKNAYTGYYDDGAVATAFYPYVGKNAGNDPIMDVLNQVTCKGATTNKNGTTRIRIAQTAMYGDRGLALARKIAQLQRSGCNIRLVYAMFGGEVLRILRAAKVPLTHLAYDNNEDGLYDRYVHMKSMAISGYYGGNPGARMVWNGSANWTSVALASDEVVGVVNKKWVTNKYMQWIDYMFTHRPAAWGPEHPGNNVAAPTGRFAVGAMDTYEARAAAQDQYDAQVEARARKRGVDPYALIKEEN, encoded by the coding sequence GTGCGCAAGATCATCATGCTCGTCGCGACCGCCCTGGTCGCCGTGACGCTCACCGGGGCTCCGGCCTCGGCGAAGGGGACGCCGGACAAGTACGTGCCCAAGGCCGGGCCGGCCTTCAACAACCCCTACGGCAGCAAGTCCGCGGTGCGCCGGCTGATCAGCCAGGTCAACCGGACCGTCGACTCGGTCCCGCGCGGCGGCAAGATCCGCATCTCCGCGTGGAACGTGCGCAGCGCCGCCATCACCAACTCCCTCATCCGCGCCCACCGCCGCAACGTCAGCGTGCAGGTCGTGATGGACCGCGCCAACTGGAACCCGAACAACCCCAACGTCGACGCCGCGCGCCTCAAGGCGGCGCTGCGGGTCGGCAACAAGGACCGCGCCAAGGAGAAGAAGAGCTTCCTGCGGCGCTGCATCGGCTCGTGCCGCGGCAAGCACGGCATCCCGCACTCGAAGTTCTTCCTCTTCAACAAGGTGAAGACCAAGAAGGGCAAGAAGGTCAAGACCGTGCGCTGGGTGACCATGTACGGCTCCTACAACGCCACCGAGCTCGGCGCCACGATCCAGTGGAACGACCTGTTCACGATGAAGAACGACGAGGCGCGCTACGACCAGTTCCTGTCGGTCTTCGACGAGATGGTCAAGGACAAGCCGATCAAGAACGCCTACACCGGCTACTACGACGACGGCGCCGTCGCCACCGCCTTCTACCCCTACGTCGGCAAGAACGCGGGCAACGACCCGATCATGGACGTCCTCAACCAGGTCACCTGCAAGGGCGCCACGACCAACAAGAACGGCACCACCCGCATCCGCATCGCCCAGACCGCGATGTACGGCGACCGCGGCCTCGCGCTGGCCCGCAAGATCGCCCAGCTCCAGCGCTCGGGCTGCAACATCCGCCTCGTCTACGCCATGTTCGGCGGCGAGGTGCTGCGGATCCTGCGCGCTGCCAAGGTGCCGCTGACCCACCTCGCCTACGACAACAACGAGGACGGGCTCTACGACCGCTACGTCCACATGAAGTCGATGGCCATCTCCGGCTACTACGGCGGCAACCCCGGCGCCCGGATGGTCTGGAACGGCTCGGCCAACTGGACGTCGGTCGCCCTGGCCAGCGACGAGGTCGTCGGCGTGGTCAACAAGAAGTGGGTCACCAACAAGTACATGCAGTGGATCGACTACATGTTCACCCACCGTCCCGCCGCGTGGGGCCCCGAGCACCCCGGCAACAACGTCGCCGCCCCGACCGGTCGGTTCGCGGTCGGCGCGATGGACACCTACGAGGCCCGCGCGGCCGCGCAGGACCAGTACGACGCCCAGGTCGAGGCCCGCGCCCGCAAGCGCGGTGTCGACCCCTACGCCCTCATCAAGGAGGAGAACTGA
- a CDS encoding sec-independent translocase, whose amino-acid sequence MFDIGFMELAVIALVAVVVLGPDKLPDLARQAAQLLHRARGLAHNARDELRNELGPEYSDLQLRDLDPRTIVRKHITEAMAEVDREEAERAARRSQLPEGQVPPYDVEAT is encoded by the coding sequence ATGTTCGACATCGGGTTCATGGAGCTGGCCGTGATCGCCCTCGTGGCCGTCGTGGTGCTCGGACCCGACAAGCTGCCCGACCTCGCCCGGCAGGCCGCCCAGCTGCTCCATCGCGCCCGGGGCCTGGCCCACAACGCCCGCGACGAGCTGCGCAACGAGCTCGGCCCGGAGTACTCCGACCTCCAGCTGCGCGACCTCGACCCGCGCACGATCGTGCGCAAGCACATCACCGAGGCGATGGCCGAGGTGGACCGCGAGGAGGCCGAGCGCGCGGCGCGTCGGTCCCAGCTCCCGGAGGGCCAGGTCCCGCCCTACGACGTCGAGGCGACCTGA
- a CDS encoding DUF1003 domain-containing protein: MSESRRTRLDTPRDTRRQIVRRPALDADAFGVFAESFARYMGTAKFLLWMTLFVSAWIVWNVLAPRELRFDEFPFIFLTLMLSLQASYAAPLILLAQNRQEQRDKVVAEQDRQANARAHADMEFLAREVASLRMSVGEVATRDFLRSELRGLLGDIEQLARPDAPDEQGLQEPRPAP; this comes from the coding sequence ATGAGCGAGAGCCGCCGCACCCGCCTCGACACGCCTCGCGACACCCGCCGCCAGATCGTGCGCCGTCCGGCCCTCGACGCCGACGCGTTCGGCGTCTTCGCCGAGTCGTTCGCGCGCTACATGGGCACCGCGAAGTTCCTGCTGTGGATGACGCTCTTCGTGTCGGCGTGGATCGTGTGGAACGTCCTCGCGCCGCGCGAGCTGCGCTTCGACGAGTTCCCCTTCATCTTCCTGACCCTGATGCTCAGCCTCCAGGCGTCCTACGCCGCACCGCTGATCCTGCTGGCGCAGAACCGCCAGGAGCAGCGCGACAAGGTGGTCGCCGAGCAGGACCGCCAGGCCAACGCGCGGGCGCACGCCGACATGGAGTTCCTGGCCCGCGAGGTCGCCTCGCTGCGCATGTCGGTCGGCGAGGTCGCCACGCGCGACTTCCTCCGCTCGGAGCTGCGCGGACTGCTCGGCGACATCGAGCAGCTCGCGCGTCCCGACGCCCCGGACGAGCAGGGGCTGCAGGAGCCACGGCCGGCGCCGTGA
- a CDS encoding LysM peptidoglycan-binding domain-containing protein: MSRGITTVRAGLVWLLASAVAAGAVRAAEGLVRDAAPPGTGAAGVSAVLVALCAVVLALALVRIWLVTTVTVAEVVAGSARAVRGHPGTTRRLVLLACGVAVSAGVATPAAAAGDDGREVVAGLALPERPVAGAPASTQPPGQPSTPAAAPAEDYVVQPGDSLWSIALAHPADAAPADTDTDARWRALWRANRAVVGDDPDLIHPGQALRLPAASPDSTERTQQDGDRR; the protein is encoded by the coding sequence ATGTCTCGGGGGATCACGACGGTGCGCGCCGGCCTTGTCTGGCTGCTGGCCAGCGCGGTGGCGGCCGGCGCGGTGCGGGCGGCCGAGGGGCTGGTGCGCGATGCCGCACCGCCCGGCACCGGCGCCGCGGGGGTGTCCGCGGTCCTGGTCGCGCTCTGCGCGGTGGTGCTGGCCCTGGCGCTGGTGCGGATCTGGCTGGTCACCACGGTCACCGTCGCAGAGGTGGTCGCCGGGTCGGCGCGCGCCGTGCGCGGGCACCCCGGGACCACCCGGCGCCTGGTCCTGCTCGCGTGCGGGGTGGCGGTCTCCGCCGGCGTGGCCACCCCCGCCGCGGCGGCCGGCGACGACGGGCGCGAGGTCGTCGCCGGCCTCGCGCTGCCGGAGCGGCCGGTCGCGGGGGCACCCGCCTCCACGCAGCCGCCCGGGCAACCGTCCACGCCTGCGGCCGCCCCCGCCGAGGACTACGTCGTGCAGCCGGGCGACTCGCTGTGGTCGATCGCCCTCGCCCACCCCGCCGACGCCGCGCCCGCGGACACCGACACCGACGCGCGCTGGCGTGCCCTCTGGCGCGCGAACCGCGCCGTCGTCGGCGACGACCCCGACCTGATCCACCCCGGGCAGGCACTCCGCCTGCCCGCGGCCAGCCCCGACAGCACCGAGCGCACCCAGCAGGACGGAGACCGACGATGA
- a CDS encoding Mrp/NBP35 family ATP-binding protein has product MSTPTQQQVTDALATVNDPEIKRPITELGMVDSVEVADDGAVAVHVLLTVAGCPLKDTINRDVTAAVSAVPGVTSVDLTLGVMTAEQRAGLKEVLSDGRAQREIPFGQPGSLTKVYAIASGKGGVGKSSVTVNLALALAAQGLKVGIVDADIYGHSVPAMLGIADARPTQVDDLIMPVPTASGVSVISIGMLKPRRDQVVAWRGPMLDRALVQMLADVYWGDLDALLLDLPPGTGDVAISLGQHLPSAEVVVVTTPQEAAAEVAERAGTMASMMHQRVVGVVENMSYLPCPHCPPEDDHRLEVFGSGGGDRVAATLSERFGYDVPVLARIPLDVSLREGGDVGKPIVEADPTAPAARELAGVASTLSGRGRGLAGMQLGLTPANRF; this is encoded by the coding sequence ATGAGCACCCCCACGCAGCAGCAGGTGACGGACGCGCTGGCCACCGTCAACGACCCGGAGATCAAGCGCCCCATCACCGAGCTCGGGATGGTGGACTCGGTCGAGGTCGCCGACGACGGCGCCGTCGCGGTGCACGTGCTGCTCACCGTCGCCGGGTGCCCGCTCAAGGACACCATCAACCGCGACGTGACGGCCGCGGTGTCGGCGGTCCCGGGTGTCACGTCGGTCGACCTGACCCTCGGGGTGATGACCGCCGAGCAGCGCGCGGGCCTCAAGGAGGTCCTCAGCGACGGGCGCGCCCAGCGCGAGATCCCCTTCGGGCAGCCGGGCTCGCTCACCAAGGTCTACGCGATCGCCAGCGGCAAGGGCGGCGTCGGCAAGTCGTCGGTCACGGTCAACCTCGCCCTCGCGCTCGCCGCGCAGGGCCTCAAGGTCGGCATCGTGGACGCCGACATCTACGGCCACTCCGTCCCGGCCATGCTCGGCATCGCCGACGCCCGGCCGACGCAGGTCGACGACCTGATCATGCCGGTGCCCACCGCCAGCGGCGTCTCGGTGATCTCGATCGGCATGCTCAAGCCGCGTCGCGACCAGGTCGTCGCCTGGCGCGGCCCGATGCTCGACCGGGCCCTCGTCCAGATGCTCGCCGACGTCTACTGGGGCGACCTCGACGCCCTGCTCCTCGACCTCCCGCCCGGCACCGGCGACGTCGCGATCTCCCTCGGCCAGCACCTGCCGAGCGCCGAGGTCGTGGTCGTGACCACCCCGCAGGAGGCCGCCGCCGAGGTCGCCGAGCGCGCCGGCACGATGGCCTCGATGATGCACCAGCGGGTCGTCGGCGTCGTGGAGAACATGAGCTACCTCCCCTGCCCGCACTGCCCGCCCGAGGACGACCACCGCCTCGAGGTGTTCGGCAGCGGTGGCGGCGACCGGGTCGCGGCCACCTTGTCCGAGCGCTTCGGCTACGACGTGCCGGTCCTCGCGCGGATCCCGCTCGACGTCTCGCTCCGCGAGGGCGGCGACGTCGGCAAGCCGATCGTCGAGGCCGACCCCACCGCCCCCGCGGCGCGTGAGCTGGCCGGCGTCGCCAGCACCCTGTCGGGCCGCGGACGAGGCCTGGCGGGCATGCAGCTGGGCCTCACCCCGGCGAACCGGTTCTGA
- a CDS encoding response regulator transcription factor → MVDDQELFRRGLIMLLSGDADIEVVGEAADGVTATELAVKTAPDVILLDVRMPRRTGVEACSAIKEVVPSAKIIMLTVSDEEADLYESVKNGASGYLLKDSSIEEVAQAIRVVNEGQSLISPSMAVKLIDEFKQMSKPEREQGPGLRLTERELEVLRLVAKGLNNREVAKELFISENTVKNHVRNILEKLQLHSRMEAVMYAMREKLLDLP, encoded by the coding sequence GTGGTCGACGACCAGGAGCTGTTCCGTCGCGGCCTGATCATGCTGCTCAGCGGTGACGCCGACATCGAGGTGGTCGGCGAGGCGGCCGACGGCGTGACCGCCACGGAGCTGGCGGTGAAGACCGCCCCCGACGTGATCCTGCTCGACGTGCGGATGCCGCGACGCACCGGCGTCGAGGCCTGCTCGGCGATCAAGGAGGTCGTCCCGTCGGCCAAGATCATCATGCTGACGGTCTCGGACGAGGAGGCCGACCTCTACGAGTCGGTGAAGAACGGCGCCTCCGGCTACCTCCTCAAGGACTCCTCCATCGAGGAGGTCGCGCAGGCGATCCGCGTGGTCAACGAGGGCCAGTCGCTGATCAGCCCGTCGATGGCGGTCAAGCTGATCGACGAGTTCAAGCAGATGTCCAAGCCCGAGCGCGAGCAGGGCCCGGGCCTGCGGCTCACCGAGCGCGAGCTCGAGGTGCTGCGGCTGGTGGCCAAGGGGCTCAACAACCGCGAGGTCGCCAAGGAGCTCTTCATCTCCGAGAACACCGTGAAGAACCACGTGCGCAACATCCTCGAGAAGCTCCAGCTGCACTCGCGCATGGAGGCGGTCATGTACGCGATGCGCGAGAAGCTGCTCGACCTGCCGTAG
- a CDS encoding Rv3235 family protein: MTSPQPSRAEVIALRATGRPTVPVASVQGSLALDLTPRSAPPRPRLRSARTNDLVVVATATRAQVDAFVGRYLQAAVEVAAGDRPVTQVLRHTVPEVYDRLAERARAVATVAGPAQGVVRSPNPARPVVVGVRTALIRDDAVEASAHVRYGRRSRAVAARFELVRDRWQCVALVWG; encoded by the coding sequence ATGACCAGCCCGCAGCCCAGCCGAGCCGAGGTGATCGCGCTGCGCGCGACCGGACGCCCCACCGTCCCGGTGGCGAGCGTCCAGGGGTCGCTCGCCCTCGACCTCACCCCGCGCAGCGCCCCGCCGCGACCCCGCCTGCGCAGCGCGCGCACCAACGACCTCGTGGTCGTGGCGACCGCGACCCGCGCGCAGGTCGACGCGTTCGTCGGGCGCTACCTCCAGGCGGCCGTCGAGGTGGCGGCCGGCGACCGTCCGGTCACCCAGGTGCTGCGGCACACGGTGCCGGAGGTCTACGACCGGCTGGCCGAGCGCGCTCGCGCCGTCGCGACCGTCGCCGGACCCGCGCAGGGCGTGGTCCGCTCGCCCAATCCCGCCCGCCCGGTCGTGGTCGGGGTCCGGACCGCCCTCATCCGCGACGACGCGGTCGAGGCCAGCGCCCACGTGCGCTACGGACGGCGCTCCCGAGCGGTCGCCGCACGCTTCGAGCTCGTGCGGGACCGCTGGCAGTGCGTCGCTCTCGTGTGGGGCTGA
- a CDS encoding magnesium transporter MgtE N-terminal domain-containing protein: MSTTPTRVFVARLVGLPIFDPQGDQVAKVRDLVVAIRTETSQPRVLGMVAEVFGRRRIFVPMTRITNIDSGQVHTTGLLNMRRFEQRSTETLVMGQVLDRTVTIHDPGKDADVTGVVYDVAMEQARNRDWVLSRVAVQEPSKGFRRRGQTHVVEWRDVVGLTRPEPTQGATHLIAALNDMRPADAANMIHDLPPERRTAVVAALDDERLADVLEELPEEDQVEILEHLDSERAADVLEEMSADDAADLIADLNPETAATLLGLMEPDEAEDVRRLMSYDDDTAGAMMTPEPIILSPDATIADALAHVRNPELTPALAALVYVCRQPLETPTGKLLGAAHIQRLLREPPSTLVAAALDESMDPLRPDASMDEVAAHLATYNLVAAPVVDDEGRLIGAVTVDDLLDHMLPEGWRDRAPRPGPITGARSGGAR, encoded by the coding sequence GTGAGCACCACGCCGACCCGCGTCTTCGTGGCCCGGCTCGTCGGACTGCCGATCTTCGACCCCCAGGGCGACCAGGTGGCCAAGGTCCGCGACCTGGTCGTCGCGATCCGCACCGAGACGAGCCAGCCGCGCGTGCTCGGCATGGTCGCCGAGGTCTTCGGCCGGCGCCGCATCTTCGTGCCGATGACGCGCATCACCAACATCGACAGCGGGCAGGTCCACACGACCGGCCTGCTCAACATGCGTCGCTTCGAGCAGCGCTCGACCGAGACCCTCGTGATGGGCCAGGTGCTCGACCGGACCGTCACCATCCACGACCCGGGCAAGGACGCCGACGTCACCGGCGTGGTCTACGACGTGGCGATGGAGCAGGCCCGCAACCGGGACTGGGTGCTGTCGCGCGTGGCGGTGCAGGAGCCGAGCAAGGGCTTCCGGCGGCGTGGCCAGACCCACGTCGTCGAGTGGCGCGACGTCGTCGGGCTCACCCGCCCCGAGCCCACCCAGGGGGCGACCCACCTCATCGCCGCGCTCAACGACATGCGGCCGGCCGACGCGGCCAACATGATCCACGACCTCCCACCGGAGCGGCGTACGGCCGTGGTCGCGGCGCTCGACGACGAGCGGCTGGCCGACGTGCTCGAGGAACTGCCGGAGGAGGACCAGGTCGAGATCCTCGAGCACCTCGACTCCGAGCGCGCGGCCGACGTGCTGGAGGAGATGTCCGCCGACGACGCCGCCGACCTGATCGCCGACCTCAACCCCGAGACCGCGGCGACCCTGCTGGGCCTGATGGAGCCCGACGAGGCCGAGGACGTGCGGCGGCTGATGTCCTACGACGACGACACCGCCGGCGCGATGATGACGCCCGAGCCCATCATCCTGTCCCCCGACGCCACCATCGCGGACGCGCTGGCGCACGTGCGCAACCCCGAGCTCACCCCGGCGCTCGCGGCGCTGGTCTACGTCTGCCGTCAGCCCCTCGAGACGCCGACGGGCAAGCTGCTCGGGGCGGCCCACATCCAGCGCCTGCTCAGGGAGCCGCCCTCGACCCTCGTCGCGGCCGCGCTCGACGAGTCCATGGACCCGCTGCGTCCCGACGCGTCGATGGACGAGGTCGCCGCCCACCTCGCGACCTACAACCTCGTGGCCGCGCCCGTCGTCGACGACGAGGGCCGGCTGATCGGCGCCGTGACCGTCGACGACCTGCTCGACCACATGCTCCCCGAGGGATGGCGTGACCGCGCCCCGCGTCCCGGACCGATCACCGGCGCCCGGTCCGGGGGTGCGCGATGA